A window of the Pungitius pungitius chromosome 3, fPunPun2.1, whole genome shotgun sequence genome harbors these coding sequences:
- the urp2 gene encoding urotensin II-related peptide, with translation MLNSAAQVSVMKVGVMMMMLLIVVFLGTGAKAAPTERGFVKPPPSPTHAEKYSGLNPGQYLKHWLRNTRAAGVDGTTRISDKTTTRTMTAGSRGAGRGRSNLATAGPDKQAQMLKMISALEELERTYNSTLSSRITIIPRANGRNSGRRNKVPPAPESGVKPTTAAPAAVDTTASRASIIPRPLTGRNFKKSLAPQTKKPNKRVCFWKYCSQN, from the exons ATGCTTAACAGTGCCGCACAAGTGTCTGTGATGAAGGTgggggtgatgatgatgatgctgttgATAGTGGTGTTTCTTGGGACGGGAGCCAAGGCAGCACCCACAGAGAGAG GCTTTGTAAAACCTCCTCCCAGTCCCACTCATGCAGAGAAGTATTCAGGACTAAACCCAGGCCAGTACCTGAAGCACTGGCTTCGGAATACCAGGGCAGCCGGAGTGGATGGGACAACCAGAATCTCTGACAAAACCACAACGAGGACTATGACTGCTGGGAGCaggggagcagggagaggaaggagcaACCTTGCGACAGCCGGTCCAGATAAACAAGCCCAGATGCTGAAGATGATCTCagccctggaggagctggaaagAACTTATAACAGCACCCTCAGCTCACGGATCACCATCATACCACGAG CAAACGGCAGAAATTcaggaagaagaaataaagtg CCTCCTGCTCCTGAAAGTGGGGTGAAGCCCACCACTGCGGCCCCGGCAGCAGTCGACACTACTGCCTCGAGAGCCAGCATCATCCCCCGTCCTCTGACTGGTCGAAATTTTAAAAAGTCCCTTGCACCGCAGACCAAGAAGCCCAACAAAAGAG TGTGTTTCTGGAAGTACTGCTCCCAGAACTAA